A section of the Arcobacter roscoffensis genome encodes:
- a CDS encoding CatB-related O-acetyltransferase: MKAFHFENQFSSQLLNETVNHPNIKVGVFSYYSGYHHKHDFLECVRYLHDKRKDVDKLIIGSFCSIGSGAVFMMAGNQGHNMEWISTFPFYFQANIFKTSKNAFIKAGNTTIGNDVWIGSEAMIMPGVSIGDGAVIAARAVVTKDVKPYSVVGGNPATFIKTRFEQKEIEQLLTIKWWNWEEEKIKENMPLICSSNIEDLWNYWNKNKKVLENK; encoded by the coding sequence ATGAAAGCATTCCATTTTGAAAATCAATTTTCATCTCAATTATTAAATGAAACAGTTAATCATCCAAATATTAAAGTAGGTGTATTCTCTTATTATTCAGGGTATCATCACAAACATGATTTTCTTGAATGTGTAAGATACTTACATGATAAAAGAAAGGATGTTGACAAACTTATTATTGGCTCTTTTTGTTCTATTGGATCTGGAGCAGTTTTTATGATGGCTGGAAACCAAGGGCATAATATGGAATGGATAAGTACCTTTCCTTTTTATTTTCAAGCAAATATTTTTAAAACATCTAAAAATGCTTTCATAAAAGCAGGAAATACTACTATAGGAAATGATGTCTGGATAGGCTCAGAAGCGATGATAATGCCAGGTGTAAGCATAGGAGATGGAGCTGTAATAGCAGCTAGAGCTGTAGTGACAAAAGATGTAAAGCCTTACAGTGTTGTAGGAGGAAATCCAGCTACTTTCATAAAGACTCGTTTTGAACAAAAAGAAATAGAGCAATTACTTACTATAAAGTGGTGGAATTGGGAAGAAGAAAAGATAAAAGAGAATATGCCTCTTATCTGTAGTTCTAATATTGAAGATTTATGGAACTACTGGAATAAAAATAAAAAGGTTTTAGAAAATAAATAA
- a CDS encoding ankyrin repeat domain-containing protein, with the protein MFEVRVGECHELASKYFATKVVDTFKVEEFAISYIKRKLDKNLKSFAINCDNKEQLIEAWKSHGDFYFISGNEDYYFSIHYVEENAQKIVDEINKKKKELDDIILNENRLYLDRSEEFKKYESKKKSSVLSLVSSWPRHAFTKTIKQYTKALELLLQLYPNLEEQTDDKYKRTALHIACKEGLFIAIELLLKYGANPNSYDYKNSQPLEYLTNYAWRARCDGMIPIYQLVKSGADINNLSLGEDTQTALGWTIIYGGNQLSVVSLLLENGADVNLANNKGETPLILAASSDRVDICWLSYMYDVDLYAKNNEGKTALDIAKEKKREKVIAFLEEVIKEDKRK; encoded by the coding sequence ATGTTTGAAGTAAGAGTAGGTGAGTGTCATGAGTTAGCTAGTAAATACTTCGCTACAAAAGTAGTAGATACTTTTAAAGTTGAAGAGTTTGCTATTAGTTATATTAAAAGAAAACTAGATAAAAATCTTAAATCTTTTGCTATAAATTGTGATAATAAAGAGCAATTAATAGAAGCTTGGAAATCACATGGAGATTTTTATTTTATAAGTGGAAATGAGGATTACTATTTTTCAATCCACTATGTAGAAGAAAATGCCCAAAAGATTGTAGATGAAATCAATAAAAAGAAAAAAGAACTTGATGATATTATTTTAAATGAAAATAGGCTTTATTTAGATAGAAGTGAAGAATTTAAAAAATATGAAAGTAAAAAGAAAAGTTCAGTTTTGAGCCTTGTATCTTCATGGCCTAGACATGCTTTTACAAAAACAATTAAACAATATACAAAAGCATTAGAATTATTATTACAACTTTATCCAAACTTAGAAGAACAAACAGATGATAAATATAAAAGAACAGCTCTACACATAGCTTGTAAAGAAGGTCTTTTTATAGCTATTGAATTACTTTTAAAATATGGAGCAAATCCAAATTCATATGATTATAAAAATTCTCAACCATTAGAATATTTAACAAACTATGCTTGGAGAGCTAGATGTGATGGAATGATTCCCATATATCAGTTAGTAAAATCAGGAGCAGATATAAATAATTTATCCTTAGGTGAAGATACTCAAACAGCATTAGGTTGGACTATTATTTATGGAGGAAATCAATTATCAGTTGTATCACTGCTTTTAGAAAATGGTGCAGATGTAAATTTAGCAAATAATAAAGGAGAAACACCTCTTATATTAGCAGCATCGAGTGATAGAGTTGATATCTGTTGGTTATCATATATGTATGATGTAGATTTATATGCAAAAAATAATGAAGGTAAAACAGCTCTTGATATAGCAAAAGAAAAAAAAAGAGAAAAGGTAATAGCATTTTTAGAAGAAGTTATTAAAGAAGATAAAAGAAAATAA